One genomic segment of Rhinolophus sinicus isolate RSC01 linkage group LG11, ASM3656204v1, whole genome shotgun sequence includes these proteins:
- the DMPK gene encoding myotonin-protein kinase isoform X16: MSAEVRLRRLQQLVLDPGFLGLEPLLDLLLGVHQELGASDLAQDKYVADFLQWVEPIATRLKEVRLQREDFEILKVIGRGAFSEVAVVKMKQTGQVYAMKIMNKWDMLKRGEVSCFREERDVLVNGDRRWITQLHFAFQDENYLYLVMEYYVGGDLLTLLSKFGERIPAEMARFYLAEIVMAIDSVHRLGYVHRDIKPDNILLDRCGHIRLADFGSCLKLQADGTVRSLVAVGTPDYLSPEILQAVGGGPGTGSYGPECDWWALGVFAYEMFYGQTPFYADSTAETYGKIVHYKEHLSLPLADAGVPEEARDLIQRLLCPPETRLGRNGAGDFQKHPFFFDLDWDGLRDSVPPFTPDFDGATDTCNFDVVEDGLTAMVSGGGETLSDMREGVPLGVHLPFVGFSYSCMALRDNEVPGPMPMELEAEPLPEAPVQVSSLEPTVPPPEETAEAAIPVAVPAAIPAAVAAEVTLQELQEALEEEVLTRQSLSRELEAIRTANQNFASQLREAEARNRNLEEHIRQLQEQMEGLQAEGAAGP, encoded by the exons ATGTCAGCCGAGGTGCGGCTGAGGCGGCTCCAGCAGCTGGTGCTGGACCCCGGCTTCCTGGGGCTGGAGCCCCTGCTCGACCTTCTCCTGGGCGTCCACCAGGAGCTGGGCGCCTCCGACCTGGCCCAGGACAAGTACGTGGCCGACTTCTTGCAGTGGG tggAGCCCATCGCGACAAGGCTTAAGGAGGTCCGTCTGCAGAGGGAAGATTTCGAGATTCTGAAGGTGATCGGACGCGGGGCGTTCAGTGAG GTAGCGGTGGTAAAGATGAAGCAGACTGGCCAGGTGTACGCCATGAAGATCATGAATAAGTGGGACATGCTGAAGAGAGGAGAG GTGTCATGCTTCCGCGAAGAGAGGGATGTGTTAGTGAACGGGGACCGGCGCTGGATCACACAGCTACATTTCGCCTTCCAGGACGAGAACTATCTG TACCTGGTCATGGAGTACTACGTGGGCGGGGACCTGCTGACGCTGCTGAGCAAGTTTGGGGAGCGGATCCCGGCCGAGATGGCGCGCTTCTACCTGGCCGAGATTGTCATGGCCATAGACTCAGTGCACCGACTGGGCTATGTGCACAG GGACATCAAACCGGACAACATCCTTCTGGACCGCTGTGGCCACATCCGCTTGGCTGACTTTGGCTCGTGCCTGAAGTTGCAGGCAGATGGAACG GTGCGGTCGCTGGTGGCTGTGGGCACCCCAGACTACTTGTCCCCAGAGATCCTGCAGGCTGTGGGCGGCGGGCCGGGGACCGGCAGCTACGGGCCCGAGTGTGACTGGTGGGCATTGGGTGTGTTCGCCTATGAAATGTTCTATGGGCAGACGCCCTTCTATGCCGACTCCACCGCGGAGACCTACGGCAAGATCGTGCACTACAAG GAGCACCTGTCTCTACCGCTGGCTGATGCAGGGGTTCCTGAGGAGGCTCGAGACCTTATCCAGCGACTCCTGTGTCCCCCGGAGACGCGGCTGGGCCGGAATGGAGCAGGTGATTTCCAGAAGCATCCTTTCTTCTTTGATCTTGACTGGGATGGTCTCCGAGACAGCGTGCCTCCCTTTACGCCAGATTTTGACGGTGCCACTGACACGTGCAACTTCGATGTGGTGGAAGATGGGCTCACTGCCATGGTGAGCGGGGGCGGG GAGACACTGTCGGACATGCGGGAAGGCGTGCCACTGGGGGTCCACCTGCCTTTTGTGGGCTTCTCCTACTCCTGCATGGCCCTCAG ggACAATGAGGTTCCAGGCCCCATGCCCATGGAACTGGAGGCTGAGCCATTGCCTGAGGCACCTGTGCAAGTGTCCAGCCTGGAACCCACGGTGCCCCCACCAGAGGAAACA GCTGAAGCAGCAATTCCAGTGGCGGTTCCAGCAGCCATCCCAGCGGCTGTGGCAGCTGAGGTGACCTTGCAGGAGCTCCAGGAGGCCCTGGAGGAAGAGGTGCTTACCCGACAGAGCCTGAGCCGAGAGCTGGAGGCCATCCGCACGGCTAACCAGAACTTTGCCAG TCAACTCCGTGAGGCCGAGGCCAGGAACCGAAACTTGGAGGAGCATATTCGGCAGCTGCAAGAGCAGATGGAGGGGCTTCAGGCGGAAGGAGCAGCTG GTCCCTAG
- the DMPK gene encoding myotonin-protein kinase isoform X13, with the protein MSAEVRLRRLQQLVLDPGFLGLEPLLDLLLGVHQELGASDLAQDKYVADFLQWVEPIATRLKEVRLQREDFEILKVIGRGAFSEVAVVKMKQTGQVYAMKIMNKWDMLKRGEVSCFREERDVLVNGDRRWITQLHFAFQDENYLYLVMEYYVGGDLLTLLSKFGERIPAEMARFYLAEIVMAIDSVHRLGYVHRDIKPDNILLDRCGHIRLADFGSCLKLQADGTVRSLVAVGTPDYLSPEILQAVGGGPGTGSYGPECDWWALGVFAYEMFYGQTPFYADSTAETYGKIVHYKEHLSLPLADAGVPEEARDLIQRLLCPPETRLGRNGAGDFQKHPFFFDLDWDGLRDSVPPFTPDFDGATDTCNFDVVEDGLTAMETLSDMREGVPLGVHLPFVGFSYSCMALRDNEVPGPMPMELEAEPLPEAPVQVSSLEPTVPPPEETAEAAIPVAVPAAIPAAVAAEVTLQELQEALEEEVLTRQSLSRELEAIRTANQNFASQLREAEARNRNLEEHIRQLQEQMEGLQAEGAAAVTGVPSPRATDPPSHVPRLGLSEARSLLLFTVALAGAAALGCTGLVAGAGHLTPVWRHPGTAFAP; encoded by the exons ATGTCAGCCGAGGTGCGGCTGAGGCGGCTCCAGCAGCTGGTGCTGGACCCCGGCTTCCTGGGGCTGGAGCCCCTGCTCGACCTTCTCCTGGGCGTCCACCAGGAGCTGGGCGCCTCCGACCTGGCCCAGGACAAGTACGTGGCCGACTTCTTGCAGTGGG tggAGCCCATCGCGACAAGGCTTAAGGAGGTCCGTCTGCAGAGGGAAGATTTCGAGATTCTGAAGGTGATCGGACGCGGGGCGTTCAGTGAG GTAGCGGTGGTAAAGATGAAGCAGACTGGCCAGGTGTACGCCATGAAGATCATGAATAAGTGGGACATGCTGAAGAGAGGAGAG GTGTCATGCTTCCGCGAAGAGAGGGATGTGTTAGTGAACGGGGACCGGCGCTGGATCACACAGCTACATTTCGCCTTCCAGGACGAGAACTATCTG TACCTGGTCATGGAGTACTACGTGGGCGGGGACCTGCTGACGCTGCTGAGCAAGTTTGGGGAGCGGATCCCGGCCGAGATGGCGCGCTTCTACCTGGCCGAGATTGTCATGGCCATAGACTCAGTGCACCGACTGGGCTATGTGCACAG GGACATCAAACCGGACAACATCCTTCTGGACCGCTGTGGCCACATCCGCTTGGCTGACTTTGGCTCGTGCCTGAAGTTGCAGGCAGATGGAACG GTGCGGTCGCTGGTGGCTGTGGGCACCCCAGACTACTTGTCCCCAGAGATCCTGCAGGCTGTGGGCGGCGGGCCGGGGACCGGCAGCTACGGGCCCGAGTGTGACTGGTGGGCATTGGGTGTGTTCGCCTATGAAATGTTCTATGGGCAGACGCCCTTCTATGCCGACTCCACCGCGGAGACCTACGGCAAGATCGTGCACTACAAG GAGCACCTGTCTCTACCGCTGGCTGATGCAGGGGTTCCTGAGGAGGCTCGAGACCTTATCCAGCGACTCCTGTGTCCCCCGGAGACGCGGCTGGGCCGGAATGGAGCAGGTGATTTCCAGAAGCATCCTTTCTTCTTTGATCTTGACTGGGATGGTCTCCGAGACAGCGTGCCTCCCTTTACGCCAGATTTTGACGGTGCCACTGACACGTGCAACTTCGATGTGGTGGAAGATGGGCTCACTGCCATG GAGACACTGTCGGACATGCGGGAAGGCGTGCCACTGGGGGTCCACCTGCCTTTTGTGGGCTTCTCCTACTCCTGCATGGCCCTCAG ggACAATGAGGTTCCAGGCCCCATGCCCATGGAACTGGAGGCTGAGCCATTGCCTGAGGCACCTGTGCAAGTGTCCAGCCTGGAACCCACGGTGCCCCCACCAGAGGAAACA GCTGAAGCAGCAATTCCAGTGGCGGTTCCAGCAGCCATCCCAGCGGCTGTGGCAGCTGAGGTGACCTTGCAGGAGCTCCAGGAGGCCCTGGAGGAAGAGGTGCTTACCCGACAGAGCCTGAGCCGAGAGCTGGAGGCCATCCGCACGGCTAACCAGAACTTTGCCAG TCAACTCCGTGAGGCCGAGGCCAGGAACCGAAACTTGGAGGAGCATATTCGGCAGCTGCAAGAGCAGATGGAGGGGCTTCAGGCGGAAGGAGCAGCTG ctgTCACGGGGGTCCCCAGTCCCCGGGCCACGGATCCACCTTCCCAT GTCCCTAGGCTTGGCCTATCGGAGGCGCGTTCCCTGCTCCTGTTCACCGTTGCTCTGGCTGGTGCCGCCGCCCTGGGCTGCACTGGGTTGGTGGCCGGCGCAGGCCATCTCACCCCGGTCTGGCGCCACCCAGGAACCGCCTTCGCCCCCTGA
- the DMPK gene encoding myotonin-protein kinase isoform X3 encodes MSAEVRLRRLQQLVLDPGFLGLEPLLDLLLGVHQELGASDLAQDKYVADFLQWVEPIATRLKEVRLQREDFEILKVIGRGAFSEVAVVKMKQTGQVYAMKIMNKWDMLKRGEVSCFREERDVLVNGDRRWITQLHFAFQDENYLYLVMEYYVGGDLLTLLSKFGERIPAEMARFYLAEIVMAIDSVHRLGYVHRDIKPDNILLDRCGHIRLADFGSCLKLQADGTVRSLVAVGTPDYLSPEILQAVGGGPGTGSYGPECDWWALGVFAYEMFYGQTPFYADSTAETYGKIVHYKEHLSLPLADAGVPEEARDLIQRLLCPPETRLGRNGADFDGATDTCNFDVVEDGLTAMVSGGGETLSDMREGVPLGVHLPFVGFSYSCMALRDNEVPGPMPMELEAEPLPEAPVQVSSLEPTVPPPEETAEAAIPVAVPAAIPAAVAAEVTLQELQEALEEEVLTRQSLSRELEAIRTANQNFASQLREAEARNRNLEEHIRQLQEQMEGLQAEGAAAVTGVPSPRATDPPSHVRPLFFPYVKLAAPSADPILWSRFRVYPTSLGFQVADTLHSAPHVPNLPPFRLLAKSRPQSPSIPSPTSAPLAVSHTPAEAAGWAGLGSDRVTCPFSLQLDGPPPVALGQCSLVGPSPMHRRHLLLPARVPRLGLSEARSLLLFTVALAGAAALGCTGLVAGAGHLTPVWRHPGTAFAP; translated from the exons ATGTCAGCCGAGGTGCGGCTGAGGCGGCTCCAGCAGCTGGTGCTGGACCCCGGCTTCCTGGGGCTGGAGCCCCTGCTCGACCTTCTCCTGGGCGTCCACCAGGAGCTGGGCGCCTCCGACCTGGCCCAGGACAAGTACGTGGCCGACTTCTTGCAGTGGG tggAGCCCATCGCGACAAGGCTTAAGGAGGTCCGTCTGCAGAGGGAAGATTTCGAGATTCTGAAGGTGATCGGACGCGGGGCGTTCAGTGAG GTAGCGGTGGTAAAGATGAAGCAGACTGGCCAGGTGTACGCCATGAAGATCATGAATAAGTGGGACATGCTGAAGAGAGGAGAG GTGTCATGCTTCCGCGAAGAGAGGGATGTGTTAGTGAACGGGGACCGGCGCTGGATCACACAGCTACATTTCGCCTTCCAGGACGAGAACTATCTG TACCTGGTCATGGAGTACTACGTGGGCGGGGACCTGCTGACGCTGCTGAGCAAGTTTGGGGAGCGGATCCCGGCCGAGATGGCGCGCTTCTACCTGGCCGAGATTGTCATGGCCATAGACTCAGTGCACCGACTGGGCTATGTGCACAG GGACATCAAACCGGACAACATCCTTCTGGACCGCTGTGGCCACATCCGCTTGGCTGACTTTGGCTCGTGCCTGAAGTTGCAGGCAGATGGAACG GTGCGGTCGCTGGTGGCTGTGGGCACCCCAGACTACTTGTCCCCAGAGATCCTGCAGGCTGTGGGCGGCGGGCCGGGGACCGGCAGCTACGGGCCCGAGTGTGACTGGTGGGCATTGGGTGTGTTCGCCTATGAAATGTTCTATGGGCAGACGCCCTTCTATGCCGACTCCACCGCGGAGACCTACGGCAAGATCGTGCACTACAAG GAGCACCTGTCTCTACCGCTGGCTGATGCAGGGGTTCCTGAGGAGGCTCGAGACCTTATCCAGCGACTCCTGTGTCCCCCGGAGACGCGGCTGGGCCGGAATGGAGCAG ATTTTGACGGTGCCACTGACACGTGCAACTTCGATGTGGTGGAAGATGGGCTCACTGCCATGGTGAGCGGGGGCGGG GAGACACTGTCGGACATGCGGGAAGGCGTGCCACTGGGGGTCCACCTGCCTTTTGTGGGCTTCTCCTACTCCTGCATGGCCCTCAG ggACAATGAGGTTCCAGGCCCCATGCCCATGGAACTGGAGGCTGAGCCATTGCCTGAGGCACCTGTGCAAGTGTCCAGCCTGGAACCCACGGTGCCCCCACCAGAGGAAACA GCTGAAGCAGCAATTCCAGTGGCGGTTCCAGCAGCCATCCCAGCGGCTGTGGCAGCTGAGGTGACCTTGCAGGAGCTCCAGGAGGCCCTGGAGGAAGAGGTGCTTACCCGACAGAGCCTGAGCCGAGAGCTGGAGGCCATCCGCACGGCTAACCAGAACTTTGCCAG TCAACTCCGTGAGGCCGAGGCCAGGAACCGAAACTTGGAGGAGCATATTCGGCAGCTGCAAGAGCAGATGGAGGGGCTTCAGGCGGAAGGAGCAGCTG ctgTCACGGGGGTCCCCAGTCCCCGGGCCACGGATCCACCTTCCCATGTAAGACCCCTATTTTTCCCCTATGTCAAGCTTGCTGCCCCCTCTGCAGACCCCATCCTCTGGTCCAGATTTAGGGTTTACCCTACCTCTTTGGGGTTCCAGGTGGCAGACACCCTCCATTCAGCCCCACATGTACCAAATCTCCCACCGTTCAGGCTTCTCGCCAAATCTCGCCCGCAATCTCCCTCGATTCCCTCCCCGACCTCGGCTCCCCTTGCTGTCTCTCACACCCCTGCCGAGGCGGCTGGCTGGGCTGGGTTGGGCTCCGATCGGGTCACCTGTCCCTTCTCTCTTCAGCTAGATGGCCCCCCGCCCGTGGCTCTGGGCCAGTGCTCGCTGGTGGGGCCAAGCCCCATGCACCGCCGCCACCTGCTGCTCCCTGCCAGG GTCCCTAGGCTTGGCCTATCGGAGGCGCGTTCCCTGCTCCTGTTCACCGTTGCTCTGGCTGGTGCCGCCGCCCTGGGCTGCACTGGGTTGGTGGCCGGCGCAGGCCATCTCACCCCGGTCTGGCGCCACCCAGGAACCGCCTTCGCCCCCTGA